The Zingiber officinale cultivar Zhangliang chromosome 9A, Zo_v1.1, whole genome shotgun sequence genome window below encodes:
- the LOC122020809 gene encoding nuclear transcription factor Y subunit A-7-like isoform X2, with protein MSSSGQSLSDNSELDEQQGQAQSENQHQPYATASMQSGAATPLIGYMMPTGQLEAGQAMSPAAYPYMDPFYGGMFAAYAGQHVIHPQLIGVHHPGVPLPTDAVEEPVYVNAKQYHGILRRRQSRAKAESENKLAKIPLPS; from the exons ATGAGTTCTTCGGGTCAAAGCTTATCTG ATAATAGTGAACTCGATGAACAGCAAGGGCAGGCACAATCTGAAAACCAACATCAGCCTTATGCAACTGCAAGCATGCAATCTGGTGCGGCGACACCCTTGATTGGGTACATGATGCCCACTGGTCAACTTGAAGCAGGGCAAGCTATG TCTCCAGCGGCTTACCCATACATGGATCCCTTCTATGGGGGAATGTTTGCAGCCTATGCTGGACAACATGTG ATCCATCCACAACTGATTGGGGTGCATCATCCGGGCGTGCCATTACCAACTGATGCCGTCGAAGAACCTGTATATGTGAATGCTAAGCAATATCATGGTATCTTAAGGCGTCGACAGTCTCGAGCAAAAGCAGAGTCAGAAAATAAATTGGCTAAAATTC